In a single window of the Terriglobus roseus genome:
- a CDS encoding xanthine dehydrogenase family protein molybdopterin-binding subunit codes for MSFPLTAQTSTAPVGKNVVRKEGMGKVLGRARYVDDLVLPNMLHGATVRSSIARGRITNITFSDAIDWNEFVIVTAKDIPGKNTIVHLAEDHPCLADGFVNHPEEPILLIAHRDKAVLHHAIASIQIDYESMPGVFTVEESETQETIIWGEDNTFKSYLMEKGDVDAAFATADFIVEGEYRTGAQEQLYIENNGCIGEWSDTDGITVHGSMQCPYYLHHALMLAFDLPAEKCRVIQTETGGAFGGKEDFPSVIGTHAALLAKKAGRPVKIVYDRGEDMAATTKRHPSRTRHRTAVSKEGKLLGCEIDFAIDGGAYMTLSPVVLSRGTIHAAGCYHWPAVRIRAKAMATNVPPHGAFRGFGAPQSLFALERHMDKIAKVVGITPEELRRRNFLHTGDETATCQVVKDPIDLDAMLTKTLSAAEFHPRQARFAIENKTSPIKRGMGFASFFHGAGFTGSGERRLNSLVKLEVDHEGRVILLVSSTEFGQGTNTILCQVAAQSLNIPYEQVLIAQPDTHRVPNSGPTVASRTAMIVGKLVENACANLLATLQSTPDGLGETYSPQQFCAAALHYRSKHGSLEAEARYKSPGDIFWDDEKYKGEAYPAFGWAIYVAEVAVDTRTYQATCTNFWAMQEVGKVLHPVLAAGQIEGGVAQGIGYAIYEKCEWREGALKNNQMTNYIMPTSADLPNIHVLFEEIPSIHGAFGAKGIGELPMDGPAPAILNAIEDALGIAFNECPLLPEDIFERMTRTDEGGSENLEPTVAGPYFSESNA; via the coding sequence GCAAGAACGTGGTGCGCAAGGAAGGCATGGGGAAGGTGCTGGGCCGCGCACGGTACGTGGACGATCTGGTGCTGCCGAACATGCTGCATGGCGCCACCGTTCGCAGCAGCATCGCACGGGGCCGCATCACGAACATCACCTTTAGCGACGCGATCGACTGGAACGAATTCGTGATCGTCACGGCGAAGGACATTCCCGGCAAGAACACCATCGTGCACCTCGCAGAAGACCACCCCTGCCTCGCCGATGGCTTCGTCAATCATCCGGAAGAACCAATCCTTCTAATCGCGCACAGGGACAAAGCTGTGCTGCACCATGCTATTGCGTCTATCCAGATCGACTACGAATCCATGCCCGGCGTCTTCACCGTTGAAGAGAGTGAAACGCAGGAGACGATCATCTGGGGCGAGGACAATACTTTCAAGAGCTACCTGATGGAGAAGGGTGACGTCGACGCTGCCTTCGCCACAGCGGACTTCATCGTCGAAGGCGAATACCGAACCGGTGCGCAGGAACAGCTCTACATCGAGAACAACGGCTGTATCGGAGAGTGGAGTGACACCGACGGCATAACCGTCCATGGCAGCATGCAGTGCCCGTATTACCTTCATCACGCATTGATGCTCGCGTTCGATCTGCCTGCGGAGAAGTGCCGCGTGATTCAGACAGAGACCGGCGGCGCCTTCGGCGGGAAAGAGGACTTCCCTTCCGTCATTGGCACGCACGCCGCACTTCTCGCGAAGAAGGCCGGCCGCCCTGTGAAGATCGTCTACGATCGCGGTGAAGACATGGCCGCAACCACCAAACGGCATCCTTCGCGCACACGTCATCGCACGGCTGTCAGTAAAGAGGGCAAGCTCCTGGGCTGCGAAATTGATTTCGCGATTGATGGCGGTGCGTACATGACGTTGTCACCCGTAGTGCTTTCGCGTGGCACCATCCACGCCGCGGGCTGTTATCACTGGCCCGCAGTGCGTATTCGCGCCAAGGCTATGGCCACGAACGTACCGCCACATGGTGCCTTCCGAGGCTTCGGTGCACCGCAATCGCTCTTTGCTCTTGAGCGCCACATGGACAAGATCGCGAAGGTCGTCGGCATCACGCCTGAAGAATTGCGCCGACGTAACTTCCTGCATACCGGCGATGAAACCGCGACCTGCCAGGTGGTAAAGGATCCCATCGATCTTGACGCGATGCTGACGAAGACGCTGTCTGCCGCGGAATTCCATCCGAGGCAGGCTCGCTTCGCGATCGAAAACAAGACATCCCCTATCAAGCGCGGCATGGGCTTTGCAAGCTTCTTCCACGGTGCAGGTTTCACCGGCAGCGGCGAGCGCCGTCTCAACTCTCTTGTAAAGCTTGAGGTGGATCACGAAGGTCGGGTCATCCTGCTCGTCTCCTCGACGGAGTTCGGTCAGGGCACCAATACGATCCTTTGCCAGGTCGCCGCGCAGTCGCTGAACATCCCCTATGAGCAGGTGCTGATCGCGCAGCCGGACACACATCGCGTACCGAACAGCGGTCCTACCGTCGCATCGCGTACGGCCATGATCGTCGGCAAGCTCGTCGAGAATGCCTGTGCCAATCTGCTGGCGACACTGCAGTCAACGCCCGATGGCTTAGGAGAGACGTACTCGCCGCAGCAGTTCTGCGCGGCTGCCCTGCACTATCGCAGCAAGCACGGGTCACTCGAAGCGGAAGCACGCTACAAGTCGCCGGGCGACATCTTCTGGGACGACGAGAAGTACAAGGGCGAGGCATATCCCGCATTTGGCTGGGCGATCTATGTCGCCGAAGTCGCCGTCGACACGCGTACGTATCAGGCTACGTGCACAAACTTCTGGGCCATGCAGGAGGTAGGGAAGGTACTGCATCCCGTGCTGGCCGCAGGTCAGATCGAAGGTGGCGTCGCCCAGGGCATCGGCTATGCCATCTACGAGAAATGCGAGTGGCGCGAAGGCGCTCTGAAGAATAATCAGATGACGAACTACATCATGCCTACCAGCGCGGACCTGCCGAACATTCATGTGCTCTTCGAAGAGATCCCCAGCATTCATGGGGCCTTTGGCGCCAAGGGTATCGGCGAACTACCGATGGACGGGCCTGCCCCGGCAATCCTGAACGCCATTGAGGACGCGCTTGGCATCGCCTTCAATGAGTGCCCACTGCTGCCCGAAGATATCTTCGAACGCATGACGCGCACGGACGAAGGTGGCAGCGAAAACCTTGAGCCAACCGTTGCCGGTCCATACTTCAGCGAGTCCAACGCATGA
- a CDS encoding (2Fe-2S)-binding protein: MSAITLKINGEEHRIDVPPMRRLLDVLREDLQLTGAKEGCGEGECGSCSILMNGNLVNSCLVPAIQASGAELITVEGMAREARLSPIQQCFLEKGGAQCGICTPGMMLATHHLLEKYPHPTEEQIREGLAGNLCRCTGYMRIFEAVREAANFVPTTSLTA; encoded by the coding sequence ATGAGCGCCATCACCCTGAAGATCAACGGCGAAGAGCATCGCATCGACGTCCCGCCCATGCGGCGCCTCCTCGACGTGCTGCGCGAAGATCTGCAGCTCACCGGTGCGAAGGAAGGCTGCGGCGAAGGCGAGTGCGGCTCCTGCTCCATCCTGATGAATGGCAACCTGGTGAACAGCTGTCTGGTTCCTGCGATACAGGCCAGTGGCGCGGAGTTGATAACTGTGGAAGGCATGGCTCGTGAGGCGCGTCTCAGCCCGATCCAGCAGTGCTTCCTCGAAAAGGGCGGGGCCCAGTGCGGCATCTGCACGCCGGGCATGATGCTTGCCACGCATCACCTGTTGGAGAAGTATCCGCACCCGACGGAAGAGCAAATCCGCGAAGGACTGGCCGGTAATCTGTGCCGCTGCACGGGTTATATGCGCATCTTTGAGGCTGTGCGCGAAGCCGCCAACTTTGTGCCCACCACGAGCCTCACCGCATGA
- a CDS encoding FAD binding domain-containing protein: MRSNAAEYEIIAPGSLDAVLNALASERLTPIAGGTEVMVALGAGRLAPKRFISLHNISELRFIDDSAPMLRIGAGATFTDIRRSPVIAEQFQLLAQTASWTGSIANQNRGTLGGNIANASPAADTPPALLAYDAELELISIRGTRIMPYSEFHLGYKRTALAPDELIFAVRLPCRYAGHTQWGRKVGTRNAQAISKIALAAVARMENGLFAEIALGAASLRDRPSRLPATEAALLGCDPRDTATVATAKQALATEVAPIDDIRSTARYRSAVAANLLEELLLHCGA; this comes from the coding sequence ATGAGGTCGAACGCCGCAGAGTATGAAATCATCGCGCCCGGCTCGCTGGACGCCGTGCTCAATGCCCTGGCGTCAGAGAGGTTGACTCCGATTGCCGGCGGCACAGAAGTTATGGTGGCGCTGGGTGCTGGCAGACTTGCGCCGAAGAGATTCATCAGCCTGCACAACATCTCCGAACTGCGCTTTATCGATGACTCTGCGCCGATGTTGCGCATTGGTGCCGGCGCAACGTTTACCGACATTCGCCGCAGTCCCGTCATTGCAGAACAGTTCCAGTTGCTGGCGCAGACCGCAAGTTGGACCGGCTCCATCGCGAATCAGAACCGCGGCACCCTTGGTGGCAACATCGCCAATGCATCCCCTGCTGCCGACACCCCGCCTGCGCTGCTCGCCTACGATGCAGAGCTGGAACTGATCTCGATACGCGGCACACGCATCATGCCATACAGCGAATTCCATCTTGGATATAAGCGAACCGCCCTTGCGCCGGACGAGTTGATCTTCGCTGTCCGATTGCCGTGCCGCTATGCAGGCCATACGCAGTGGGGGCGCAAAGTGGGCACGCGGAATGCGCAGGCAATCTCAAAGATTGCGCTGGCCGCAGTCGCGAGGATGGAGAACGGTCTCTTCGCGGAGATTGCTCTCGGCGCGGCAAGCCTGCGTGATCGTCCGTCGCGCCTGCCGGCAACCGAGGCAGCGCTGCTGGGCTGTGATCCACGCGATACTGCAACCGTGGCAACCGCGAAACAAGCACTAGCGACCGAGGTAGCTCCCATCGATGACATCCGCTCGACCGCGCGCTACCGCTCGGCGGTGGCGGCAAACCTGTTAGAGGAATTGCTGCTCCACTGCGGCGCTTAG
- a CDS encoding HNH endonuclease → MSTARTIVGGWVDRKDHPRGPNGRGLCRWCNLEVPKRRFTFCSDFCVHEWKLRSQPSYLREHVYKRDKGRCCGCGIDTMSALRSLKRSRGPRREELMRHWGFKTRIRKSLWDADHIVPVVEGGGECDLANIRTLCLRCHRTATAALRERLRKAKVAAMLEAERAA, encoded by the coding sequence GTGAGTACTGCGCGCACGATCGTTGGTGGATGGGTTGATCGCAAGGATCATCCGCGCGGTCCTAATGGTCGCGGTCTGTGCCGCTGGTGCAACCTCGAGGTCCCGAAGCGGCGCTTCACCTTCTGCAGCGACTTCTGCGTACATGAGTGGAAGCTGCGCTCGCAGCCGTCCTATCTGCGCGAGCACGTTTACAAAAGGGATAAGGGCCGCTGCTGCGGATGCGGCATCGACACCATGTCGGCGCTACGATCGCTGAAGCGCTCCCGCGGGCCACGTCGGGAAGAACTGATGCGGCACTGGGGCTTCAAGACGCGCATCCGCAAGAGCCTTTGGGATGCCGATCACATCGTCCCGGTGGTGGAAGGTGGCGGGGAGTGCGACCTTGCTAACATTCGCACACTCTGCCTGCGCTGCCACCGGACGGCCACGGCTGCGCTTCGTGAGCGCCTTCGCAAGGCAAAGGTTGCAGCCATGCTCGAAGCTGAACGTGCAGCCTAA
- a CDS encoding alkene reductase, producing the protein MPNLFDPIRVGDLDLPNRIFMAPLTRLRGTEKHVPRPHLMAEYYAQRATAGLIITEGTPVDPFGVGYAQVPGIWSAEQVEAWKPVVEAVHQAGGHIFAQIWHVGRVSHSSFLGGELPVAPSDLPPDMPHVSLVRPLTPFEKPRALTHGEVQGVVEQFGRAAENAKAAGFDGVELHGANGYLLDQFLQTSSNAREDAYGGSVENRARLMLEAADAAIAVYGAGRVGMHLAPRADLHAMGDANRAETFGYVATELGKRKIAFLMAREAEGPDSLGPQLKKQFGGVYVVNERFTQDSASAILERGDADAVAFGVPFIANPDLVRRFREGAALNAAKPDLFYSHEAAGYTDYPALA; encoded by the coding sequence GTGCCGAATTTGTTTGACCCTATCCGCGTTGGCGATCTTGACTTGCCGAATCGCATCTTTATGGCGCCGTTGACCCGCCTCCGCGGCACCGAAAAGCACGTGCCAAGACCGCACCTGATGGCAGAGTATTACGCGCAGCGTGCCACAGCAGGACTGATCATCACCGAAGGCACCCCGGTCGATCCGTTCGGCGTGGGGTATGCGCAGGTTCCCGGAATCTGGTCGGCCGAGCAGGTAGAGGCATGGAAGCCAGTGGTGGAGGCCGTGCATCAGGCGGGCGGCCACATCTTCGCCCAGATCTGGCATGTGGGCCGCGTATCTCACTCAAGCTTTCTAGGAGGCGAGTTACCCGTGGCGCCCAGCGATCTTCCGCCAGACATGCCGCACGTAAGCCTGGTGCGTCCATTGACGCCATTCGAGAAGCCGCGCGCGCTCACACACGGAGAGGTGCAGGGCGTAGTGGAGCAGTTTGGCCGCGCTGCGGAGAACGCGAAGGCAGCCGGCTTCGACGGTGTCGAATTGCATGGCGCCAACGGCTATCTGCTGGATCAGTTCCTGCAGACGAGCAGCAATGCCCGCGAGGATGCCTACGGCGGGTCGGTGGAGAACCGGGCTCGCCTGATGCTTGAAGCGGCGGATGCTGCGATCGCTGTCTATGGCGCCGGCCGTGTCGGTATGCACCTGGCACCTCGGGCCGACCTGCATGCCATGGGCGATGCAAATCGTGCGGAGACCTTCGGCTATGTTGCCACGGAACTGGGCAAACGCAAGATTGCCTTCCTGATGGCGCGTGAAGCCGAAGGCCCGGACAGCCTCGGGCCGCAATTGAAGAAGCAGTTTGGCGGTGTCTACGTCGTCAATGAGCGCTTCACCCAGGACAGTGCAAGCGCCATCCTTGAGCGCGGCGATGCGGATGCTGTTGCTTTCGGCGTGCCGTTCATCGCTAACCCCGACCTCGTACGCCGCTTCCGCGAGGGTGCAGCTTTGAATGCGGCTAAGCCAGACCTGTTCTACTCGCACGAAGCGGCAGGTTACACCGATTACCCGGCCCTCGCGTAG
- a CDS encoding TIGR00730 family Rossman fold protein — protein MSLSTLCVFCSSADGARPAYREAALELGGKLAALGVGLVYGGATVGLMGAVANATLAGGGHVIGVIPHVLVDKEVSHHGCTELHVVDTMHTRKALMGEKSDAFLILPGGYGTFEELFEVLAWETLRLHKKPMCLLNTNGFYDGMLAFLDHCVAEGVLKPAARRILLVADTVDEALAKIDAALRDATA, from the coding sequence ATGTCACTCAGCACACTCTGTGTCTTCTGCTCTTCTGCTGACGGTGCGCGTCCCGCGTACCGCGAAGCCGCGCTGGAACTCGGCGGCAAGCTTGCCGCTCTTGGCGTTGGCCTGGTCTATGGCGGCGCCACGGTCGGATTGATGGGCGCCGTTGCAAACGCGACGCTGGCCGGTGGAGGCCATGTGATCGGTGTGATTCCGCATGTGCTGGTCGACAAAGAGGTTTCGCACCACGGTTGCACCGAACTCCACGTCGTTGACACCATGCACACCCGGAAGGCGCTCATGGGCGAGAAGTCGGATGCGTTCCTCATCTTGCCGGGCGGCTATGGCACCTTCGAGGAACTCTTCGAAGTGCTGGCTTGGGAGACATTACGTCTGCACAAGAAGCCCATGTGTCTGCTGAACACGAATGGCTTCTACGACGGTATGCTCGCCTTTCTCGACCACTGCGTTGCAGAGGGAGTCCTGAAGCCAGCAGCTCGCAGGATTCTGCTGGTAGCGGATACCGTGGATGAGGCATTGGCGAAGATCGACGCGGCGCTGCGAGACGCCACCGCTTAG
- a CDS encoding ribonuclease T2 family protein, which translates to MRFAHILSAFAVTLSIVGHCANSHAQEIKSVPGQFDYYVLNLSWAPAFCDNLKTLTPLERSRSSRDDLQCSTPHAFVLHGLWTQNNDGTYPGYCAERMGPLHPERNLDMTPNLALLRHEWAKHGTCTTLSPEAFFATARQAYNSVTVPEQLTQLEHDTVMRSADVLTLFYRANPLFPQGSFVLSCSDSQLTAVEACFNRDVQPMACVNLKSCASDSIKVTSESPGGIVQ; encoded by the coding sequence ATGCGATTTGCACATATCCTGTCCGCTTTCGCGGTGACGCTGTCCATAGTTGGACACTGCGCGAACTCTCACGCGCAGGAGATCAAGTCCGTCCCCGGGCAGTTCGATTACTACGTGCTGAATCTGTCGTGGGCTCCAGCGTTCTGCGACAACCTGAAGACACTTACGCCACTAGAGCGGTCAAGGTCGAGCCGCGACGACCTTCAGTGCAGCACGCCGCACGCCTTCGTGCTGCATGGCCTGTGGACGCAGAACAATGACGGCACCTATCCCGGCTACTGTGCGGAGCGGATGGGGCCTCTGCATCCCGAGCGCAACCTGGACATGACACCGAACCTCGCCCTGCTACGGCATGAGTGGGCAAAGCACGGCACCTGCACCACCCTGTCGCCGGAGGCTTTCTTCGCGACAGCACGGCAGGCGTATAACTCTGTCACGGTGCCCGAGCAGTTGACGCAGCTGGAGCACGATACGGTGATGCGGTCGGCGGACGTCCTGACGCTCTTTTATCGCGCGAATCCCTTGTTTCCACAGGGGAGCTTTGTGTTGTCGTGCAGCGACAGTCAACTGACAGCGGTGGAGGCCTGCTTCAACCGGGATGTCCAGCCGATGGCGTGCGTCAACCTGAAGAGTTGCGCATCCGACTCGATCAAGGTGACCTCCGAGTCGCCGGGCGGCATCGTCCAATAA
- a CDS encoding ATP-dependent helicase: MNPQQREGVLSVDGPVLLLAGAGSGKTRVITHRIAYLIEERGVAPDSILAVTFTNKAAKEMGERVDHLIGHSSLARPLISTFHSLCVRVLRRDIEALRVNGVGLTKSFAIYDETDQQAIVKTALKRLGFDDKQLKPRVALGRISWAKNHMIDPQEYFLASTNPLEERIAHIFKIYRDEMAKNNAMDFDDLLLETVRLLKTSKETREKYQKRYRYLLIDEYQDTNRPQYELMRLLSGEHGNVCVVGDEDQSIYSWRGADIKNILDFEKDFNDTRIIRLEQNYRSTQVILEGAGSVVRNNTQRKGKELFTTREGGSLIGFYEAPDGENEALFVADRIQTYIREVTSAGETPKCAVLYRTNAQSRLVEESLRRYNIQYHMVGGFSFYDRAEVKDMLSYLKLVQNPHDSIALNRVVNSPPRGIGKTTMETLERIALTTGMSSWDAIERVAAEQLLPARAITALTGFRRLILDARAMLGPGFGDALAADAGLPAPEDAVEFVGEEENASASDANEDTSFDTSFNFGFDFGPSEERSTIAPENSQIEDADTSFDFSFDPPAQAAVEEAPQQTVSFNPFETSNKAAQKRLTSDKFAELRAMAAPIVESTAPAETSTRIDGFRAPGDPATLPELIKFLNDRSGYIKILEAEGTPEAFSRIENLKELANAAQDAQERGETLSDFLDHAALVSDADGINMDARVTLMTLHAAKGLEFPLVFLCGMEEGLFPSSRTMQDPAGLEEERRLCYVGMTRAMDTLIMTRARYRRRYGSDMPDATVASRFLEEVPSRLVEDMGSPADRPSFRADTGYGGYGGAYGKKWPKKGADDFDGERHYNYEDEDQSATAPPPKPKSNFGLQFGASKKSVSTGTKPNSIDNIASFFGGGGKFARPKMEIPEATGATHLGRGSRVRHPKYGDGIVAQREGDGPDAKLTVQFTKHGVKKLVEKFAQLEKL; the protein is encoded by the coding sequence ATGAATCCGCAACAGCGCGAAGGCGTGCTGAGCGTTGACGGCCCAGTACTGCTGCTGGCCGGTGCCGGCAGCGGCAAGACGCGCGTCATCACGCATCGCATCGCCTACCTGATTGAAGAGCGGGGCGTTGCCCCTGACAGCATTCTTGCCGTCACCTTCACCAATAAAGCCGCGAAGGAGATGGGCGAACGCGTCGACCATCTCATCGGTCACAGCTCCCTGGCGCGACCGCTCATCAGTACCTTCCACTCGCTTTGCGTGCGTGTTCTGCGGCGAGACATCGAGGCATTGCGTGTGAACGGCGTGGGCCTGACCAAGAGCTTCGCCATCTATGACGAGACGGACCAGCAGGCCATCGTAAAGACGGCCCTCAAGCGCCTGGGCTTTGATGACAAGCAGTTAAAGCCGCGTGTCGCGCTGGGGCGCATCTCCTGGGCGAAGAATCACATGATCGACCCGCAGGAGTACTTCCTGGCTTCGACGAACCCGCTGGAAGAACGCATCGCGCACATCTTTAAGATCTACCGTGACGAAATGGCGAAGAACAACGCCATGGACTTCGACGACCTGCTGCTCGAGACCGTCCGCCTGTTGAAGACCAGCAAGGAGACACGCGAGAAGTATCAGAAGCGCTATCGCTACCTGCTGATCGACGAGTACCAGGACACCAACCGCCCGCAGTACGAGTTGATGCGTCTGCTGAGCGGCGAGCATGGGAACGTCTGCGTCGTCGGCGATGAGGACCAGTCCATCTATAGCTGGCGCGGCGCGGACATCAAGAACATCCTCGACTTCGAGAAAGACTTCAACGACACCAGGATCATTCGCCTGGAACAGAACTACCGCTCCACGCAGGTGATCCTGGAAGGCGCGGGCTCTGTCGTGCGCAACAATACGCAGCGCAAGGGCAAAGAGCTGTTCACCACGCGCGAGGGCGGCTCGCTCATCGGCTTCTACGAAGCGCCCGATGGTGAGAATGAAGCGCTCTTCGTCGCGGACCGCATCCAGACCTATATTCGCGAGGTCACGTCGGCTGGCGAGACTCCGAAGTGTGCGGTGCTGTACCGCACCAACGCGCAGTCGCGCCTGGTGGAAGAGTCGCTGCGCCGCTACAACATCCAGTACCACATGGTGGGTGGCTTCAGCTTCTATGACCGGGCTGAGGTCAAGGACATGCTCAGCTATCTGAAGCTGGTGCAGAACCCTCATGACTCCATCGCATTGAATCGCGTCGTGAACTCGCCGCCGCGCGGTATCGGCAAGACGACCATGGAGACGCTGGAGCGCATTGCTCTGACGACCGGTATGAGTTCGTGGGACGCTATCGAGCGCGTCGCCGCAGAGCAACTGCTACCCGCACGCGCGATCACTGCCTTGACGGGCTTTCGGCGTTTGATTCTGGACGCGCGGGCGATGCTGGGCCCTGGCTTTGGCGATGCGCTGGCCGCGGACGCTGGCCTTCCCGCGCCAGAGGATGCTGTTGAGTTCGTAGGCGAAGAAGAGAATGCTTCTGCCAGCGATGCGAACGAGGACACGTCCTTCGACACCAGCTTCAACTTCGGCTTCGACTTTGGTCCCAGTGAAGAGCGCAGCACGATCGCTCCCGAGAACTCCCAGATCGAGGACGCCGATACCAGCTTCGACTTCAGCTTTGATCCCCCTGCGCAAGCCGCAGTAGAGGAGGCACCGCAGCAGACTGTCTCCTTCAACCCTTTCGAGACCAGCAACAAAGCCGCGCAGAAGCGGTTGACCTCCGACAAGTTCGCTGAGCTGCGCGCCATGGCTGCCCCCATCGTGGAGAGCACTGCTCCTGCTGAGACCAGCACACGCATCGATGGCTTCCGCGCTCCGGGAGACCCGGCGACGCTGCCGGAGTTGATCAAGTTCCTCAACGATCGCAGCGGCTATATCAAGATCCTTGAAGCAGAAGGCACACCCGAAGCCTTCAGCCGGATAGAAAACCTGAAGGAACTTGCCAACGCCGCGCAGGATGCACAGGAGCGTGGCGAAACGCTCTCCGACTTCCTGGACCATGCTGCCCTGGTCAGCGACGCGGACGGCATCAACATGGACGCTCGTGTGACGCTGATGACGCTGCACGCTGCGAAGGGCCTTGAGTTCCCTCTTGTGTTTCTCTGCGGCATGGAGGAAGGCCTCTTTCCCAGTTCGCGCACCATGCAGGATCCTGCCGGACTGGAAGAAGAGCGCCGCCTTTGCTACGTGGGCATGACCCGTGCGATGGACACGCTCATCATGACGCGGGCCCGCTACCGCCGTCGCTACGGATCGGATATGCCAGACGCCACGGTGGCCTCACGCTTCCTGGAAGAAGTACCGTCGCGCCTGGTGGAAGACATGGGCTCGCCTGCGGACCGTCCCAGCTTTCGTGCCGACACGGGCTATGGTGGCTACGGCGGCGCCTATGGCAAGAAGTGGCCCAAGAAGGGTGCCGACGACTTTGACGGGGAGCGCCACTATAACTACGAGGACGAAGACCAGAGCGCAACGGCGCCCCCACCGAAGCCAAAGAGCAACTTCGGTCTGCAGTTTGGCGCATCCAAGAAGTCTGTGAGCACAGGAACCAAGCCGAACAGTATCGATAACATTGCCAGCTTTTTCGGCGGTGGTGGCAAGTTTGCCCGGCCCAAGATGGAGATTCCTGAGGCGACAGGCGCCACCCATCTGGGTCGCGGAAGCCGCGTTCGACACCCGAAATATGGCGATGGAATCGTCGCACAGCGCGAAGGGGACGGCCCGGACGCCAAGCTTACAGTACAATTTACAAAGCACGGCGTGAAGAAGCTGGTAGAGAAGTTCGCCCAGCTTGAAAAGCTCTGA